A stretch of Sulfitobacter sp. THAF37 DNA encodes these proteins:
- a CDS encoding ferredoxin--NADP reductase translates to MTEQTPVNKTTAQPALPDAQTVTSVKHWTDKLFSFRVARPASLRFRSGEFVMIGLMGDPHPETGKQRPLLRAYSIASPAWDDELEFYSIKVQDGPLTSKLQHIQPGDQIILRPKPVGTLVHDALLPGKRLWFFATGTGFAPFASLLREPETYEKFDEVVMMHTCRDVAELEYGRQLIETLKSDEMMQELIGAENLAKIRYYPTTTREESPKMGRITTLLQDGTVFADLGIDGINKDTDRGMVCGSLDFNKDMIATLEGFGLQEGANSDPKHFVVEKAFVG, encoded by the coding sequence ATGACCGAGCAGACTCCCGTGAACAAGACCACAGCACAGCCCGCCCTGCCCGACGCGCAGACCGTGACGTCGGTAAAGCACTGGACCGACAAGCTTTTCTCGTTCCGGGTCGCGCGCCCCGCGTCGTTGCGTTTCCGGTCGGGCGAATTCGTGATGATCGGCCTGATGGGCGATCCGCACCCCGAGACCGGCAAGCAGAGGCCGCTGCTGCGCGCCTACTCCATCGCCTCTCCGGCCTGGGACGACGAGTTGGAGTTCTATTCGATCAAGGTGCAGGATGGGCCGCTGACCTCGAAATTGCAGCACATCCAGCCCGGCGACCAGATCATCCTGCGTCCCAAGCCCGTGGGCACCCTGGTGCATGACGCCCTGCTGCCGGGCAAGCGCCTGTGGTTCTTCGCCACCGGCACCGGCTTTGCCCCCTTTGCATCCCTGCTGCGCGAACCTGAAACCTACGAGAAGTTCGACGAGGTGGTGATGATGCACACCTGCCGCGACGTGGCAGAGCTGGAATATGGCCGACAGCTGATCGAGACCCTGAAATCCGACGAGATGATGCAGGAACTGATCGGCGCCGAAAACCTGGCCAAGATCCGCTACTACCCCACCACCACCCGTGAAGAGAGCCCCAAGATGGGCCGCATCACCACGCTGCTGCAGGACGGTACGGTCTTTGCCGATCTGGGGATCGACGGGATCAACAAAGACACCGACCGCGGCATGGTCTGCGGCAGCCTTGACTTCAACAAGGACATGATCGCCACGCTCGAAGGTTTCGGGCTGCAGGAAGGTGCGAACTCCGACCCGAAGCATTTCGTGGTGGAAAAAGCCTTCGTCGGCTGA
- a CDS encoding translation initiation factor 3 — protein MKNLIWIVVAGAVAIGGYMLYSGKSPSELANDASEAVNEASEAVNAPEALESASEAAGEAAEAVEGAVNDAVDATAEAADAAGEAIADTAADAGNAVAEATDGAVAAIGDAAEGAATVAEDAANQAGDAVDSAVNATSETAEDAAAATAEAASDAADATADATAAATDAAADAADTVAENAERTAEAAADATADAAEETAEAAATAADSAAETAEDAAEATADTAATAAENTEQTAEAAADATADAAQDAAEATEDAATAIDAETPAEEAAAGVEGVDPAMVDELLTVDGFDFDKVAEMIETSDLSAMQKTTLTTSLEAARNNPELLENALETVRQALNI, from the coding sequence ATGAAGAATCTGATCTGGATCGTTGTCGCAGGCGCCGTGGCCATCGGCGGCTATATGTTGTATTCCGGCAAGTCGCCCAGTGAACTGGCGAATGATGCCTCCGAGGCGGTCAACGAGGCGTCGGAAGCGGTCAATGCGCCGGAGGCGCTGGAAAGCGCGAGCGAGGCGGCTGGCGAAGCTGCCGAAGCGGTTGAAGGGGCGGTCAACGACGCCGTGGATGCCACCGCCGAGGCGGCAGATGCCGCCGGCGAGGCCATTGCCGACACCGCCGCCGATGCCGGCAATGCCGTGGCGGAAGCGACCGACGGGGCGGTTGCCGCCATTGGGGATGCCGCAGAAGGCGCGGCGACGGTTGCCGAGGATGCGGCAAATCAGGCGGGTGATGCTGTGGACAGCGCGGTGAACGCGACCTCCGAGACCGCCGAGGACGCCGCTGCGGCGACGGCCGAGGCCGCGTCGGATGCGGCGGACGCGACTGCTGATGCAACAGCAGCTGCGACCGACGCGGCGGCGGATGCAGCCGACACTGTTGCCGAGAACGCCGAGCGGACGGCGGAGGCAGCGGCAGACGCGACCGCCGACGCTGCGGAGGAAACGGCAGAGGCTGCGGCGACTGCCGCGGACAGCGCGGCGGAGACCGCCGAAGATGCCGCCGAGGCCACGGCGGATACCGCCGCGACTGCTGCCGAAAACACCGAGCAGACCGCAGAGGCTGCAGCCGATGCCACCGCCGATGCCGCTCAGGACGCGGCAGAGGCCACCGAAGATGCGGCGACGGCAATTGACGCAGAGACCCCCGCCGAGGAAGCCGCCGCCGGTGTCGAGGGTGTGGACCCCGCGATGGTGGACGAGCTGCTGACGGTTGACGGTTTCGACTTCGACAAGGTCGCCGAGATGATCGAGACGTCCGATCTGAGCGCCATGCAGAAGACGACACTGACCACCAGCCTGGAGGCAGCCCGTAACAACCCGGAACTGCTGGAAAATGCGCTGGAAACGGTGCGCCAGGCGCTGAACATCTGA
- a CDS encoding DUF934 domain-containing protein, whose protein sequence is MTQLINDTGFVADDWTGGFCTSGAANDCVALDLASDANPEEVALSGIKIIRVDFPSSADGRGFTIARALRLRGYTGRLRARGHVIADQYAMARRAGFDEVEVHDEIANRQPEDQWQFRSDWRAHDYQSRLRG, encoded by the coding sequence ATGACGCAACTTATCAACGATACCGGCTTTGTCGCGGACGACTGGACCGGCGGCTTCTGCACCAGCGGTGCCGCCAACGACTGTGTCGCGCTGGACCTTGCATCGGACGCGAACCCCGAAGAGGTCGCCCTGTCCGGGATCAAGATCATCCGCGTCGATTTCCCGTCCTCCGCCGACGGGCGCGGTTTCACCATTGCGCGGGCTCTGCGCCTGCGCGGCTATACCGGACGGCTGCGGGCCAGGGGCCATGTCATCGCGGACCAATACGCGATGGCCCGCCGCGCGGGCTTTGACGAGGTCGAGGTCCACGACGAGATCGCCAACCGCCAGCCCGAGGACCAGTGGCAGTTCCGGTCCGACTGGCGGGCGCACGACTATCAGTCCCGCCTGCGCGGCTAG
- a CDS encoding nitrite/sulfite reductase, whose amino-acid sequence MYHYTEFDADFLAERNAQFRAQVERRIDGSLTEDEFKPLRLMNGLYLQLHAYMLRVAIPYGTLNSRQMDQLAMIAEKWDKGYGHFTTRQNIQYNWPELRDVPDMLDALAAVNMHAIQTSGNTIRNVTADHFAGAAADEVADPRPVAELIRQWSTDHPEFQFLPRKFKVAVTGAQADRAVIKAHDIGLRIVERDGAIGYEVIVGGGLGRTPMIGKVLYDFVAEEDLLPTLEAIVSVYNLLGRRDNKYKARIKITVHENGIEDIRARVDARYALIRPQFSGVDQQMLARIKADFAAPDFRVADDAPYRNAYQNDPLFRSWADTNLTAHRAPGYAIVSISLKAHGKTPGDASARQMRLMAALAKRYGHDELRISHEQNVILPHVHKSDLPSVFSALRAEGLGTANIGLISDIIACPGMDYCALATARSIPIAQEIATRFDELKLEHDVGPLKIKISGCINACGHHHVGHIGILGLDRAGVENYQITLGGDGTEDAAIGTRAGPGFSADEIIPAVERLVRAYLDLRAEPAETFLQTYRRLGMAPFKAALYPDAETKDRADAA is encoded by the coding sequence ATGTACCATTACACCGAGTTCGACGCCGATTTCCTGGCCGAACGCAACGCACAGTTCCGCGCCCAGGTCGAGCGCCGCATCGACGGCAGCCTGACCGAGGATGAATTCAAGCCGCTGCGCCTGATGAACGGGCTCTACCTGCAACTGCATGCCTACATGCTGCGGGTCGCGATCCCCTATGGCACGCTCAACAGCCGCCAGATGGACCAGCTCGCCATGATTGCCGAGAAATGGGACAAGGGCTACGGCCACTTCACCACGCGCCAGAACATCCAGTACAACTGGCCCGAGCTGCGCGACGTGCCCGACATGCTGGACGCGCTGGCGGCGGTGAACATGCACGCCATCCAGACCAGCGGGAACACCATCCGCAACGTGACCGCCGACCACTTCGCCGGGGCCGCCGCCGATGAGGTTGCCGATCCGCGCCCCGTGGCCGAGCTGATCCGCCAGTGGTCCACCGACCACCCGGAATTCCAGTTCCTGCCGCGCAAGTTCAAGGTCGCCGTGACCGGCGCGCAAGCCGACCGTGCGGTGATCAAGGCGCATGACATCGGATTGCGCATTGTCGAACGCGACGGGGCAATCGGCTATGAGGTCATCGTGGGCGGCGGCCTGGGCCGCACGCCGATGATCGGCAAGGTGCTCTATGATTTCGTGGCAGAAGAAGATCTGCTGCCCACGCTTGAGGCCATCGTCAGCGTCTACAACCTGCTGGGCCGCCGCGACAACAAGTACAAGGCGCGCATCAAGATCACCGTGCACGAGAACGGGATCGAAGACATCCGTGCCCGCGTCGACGCGCGCTATGCCCTGATCCGCCCCCAGTTCAGCGGTGTGGACCAGCAGATGCTGGCCCGGATCAAGGCCGACTTTGCCGCGCCCGACTTCCGGGTGGCGGATGACGCGCCCTATCGCAACGCCTACCAGAACGACCCGCTGTTCCGCAGCTGGGCCGACACCAACCTGACCGCGCACCGTGCGCCCGGCTATGCCATCGTCTCCATCAGCCTCAAGGCGCATGGCAAGACGCCCGGCGATGCCTCTGCCCGCCAGATGCGCCTGATGGCGGCACTGGCCAAACGCTATGGCCACGACGAGCTGCGCATCAGCCACGAGCAGAACGTGATCCTGCCGCATGTGCATAAATCAGACCTGCCGTCTGTCTTCTCTGCCCTGCGGGCCGAGGGGCTGGGCACCGCCAACATCGGGTTGATCAGCGATATCATCGCCTGCCCCGGCATGGACTACTGCGCACTGGCGACAGCCCGGTCGATCCCCATCGCGCAGGAGATCGCAACCCGCTTTGACGAGCTGAAGCTGGAGCACGACGTCGGCCCGCTCAAGATCAAGATCTCGGGCTGCATCAATGCCTGCGGCCACCACCATGTGGGCCATATCGGCATCCTCGGGCTGGACCGCGCGGGCGTGGAAAACTACCAGATCACCCTGGGCGGCGACGGCACCGAAGATGCGGCCATCGGCACCCGTGCCGGCCCCGGCTTCTCCGCCGATGAGATCATCCCGGCGGTGGAGCGGCTGGTGCGGGCCTATCTCGACCTGCGCGCAGAGCCCGCGGAGACCTTCCTGCAGACCTACCGCCGTCTGGGCATGGCGCCGTTCAAGGCCGCGCTGTACCCGGATGCCGAAACCAAGGACCGGGCAGATGCCGCTTGA
- the infC gene encoding translation initiation factor IF-3 gives MTTIARRPHNAPPTRDTGPRVNENIRAPEIRLIGADGENVGVVSPARAMDMAEEAGLDLVEISPNANPPVCKIMDFGKFKYEQQKRESEARKKQKIIEIKEVKFRPNTDTNDYDVKMRNVFKFLENGDKVKVTLRFRGREMAHQNLGRELLERVAEDTKDLGRVENFPKMEGRQMVMLIGPLPNKA, from the coding sequence ATGACCACCATCGCTCGCAGACCTCATAACGCGCCACCGACACGGGATACCGGACCGCGCGTCAACGAAAACATTCGTGCCCCGGAAATTCGCCTGATCGGCGCAGATGGCGAAAACGTCGGCGTCGTGTCACCGGCGCGCGCCATGGACATGGCCGAGGAGGCCGGGCTCGACCTGGTCGAGATTTCGCCGAACGCCAATCCGCCTGTTTGCAAGATCATGGATTTTGGCAAGTTCAAGTATGAACAGCAAAAGCGTGAATCCGAAGCCCGCAAGAAGCAGAAGATCATCGAAATCAAAGAGGTCAAGTTCCGCCCGAACACGGACACCAATGATTACGACGTCAAGATGCGGAATGTTTTCAAGTTTCTGGAGAATGGCGACAAGGTGAAAGTCACCCTTCGGTTCCGTGGCCGCGAGATGGCGCACCAGAATCTGGGCCGCGAACTGCTGGAGCGTGTCGCCGAAGACACCAAGGATCTGGGCCGGGTGGAAAACTTTCCCAAGATGGAAGGCCGCCAGATGGTCATGCTGATCGGTCCCTTGCCCAACAAGGCGTGA
- a CDS encoding OmpA family protein, whose amino-acid sequence MKTLFKSTTSLGMSLLLVLPHGAFAQSTDIPVCELGAEDVTFPCLFEQETVTTAEQLAVLRAQSGDVAASAGTGLDVVNQAQQAQQAEDDAAAAASGQTAADAQAAADAQAAAEAQAAADAQAAADAQAAADAQAAADAQAAADAQAAEDAQAAEDAQAAADAQAAEDAQAAEDVQAAADAQAAADAQAAEDAQAAEDAQAAEDAQAAEDAQAAADAQAAEDAEMTAEAQAEADRVAAELEAQRAADREAERQAIAAAAAAAEAENNDAEVVTEEVTEDSVRSPDEEFATTVTGEQTAEAAPAADDDGLSTFEKALLVGLGAVAVGSVLKNGDKVVSRSGDRLILEQPNGELRVLKDENALLRQPGDQVQTQTFDDGSSRTIVTKTDGSQVITIRARDGSVLRRVSVDAQGNQTVLFDDLVEEQQVVVNELPQVNQQQQVEMVSNQDEQALRAALQRQLAADTNRTFSLRQIRDIQQVRALAPQLELDAVRFETGSAAIQPEQARSLALIGTALREQIAEDPRTVILVEGHTDAVGDATYNLALSDRRAETVALALREYFDVPAQNIVTQGYGESDLKVPTPNAEQANRRAVVRNITELLR is encoded by the coding sequence ATGAAAACGCTATTCAAATCAACCACATCACTGGGAATGAGCCTGCTGCTGGTATTGCCGCACGGTGCCTTTGCACAGAGCACCGATATTCCGGTATGTGAGCTGGGTGCAGAAGATGTGACGTTTCCCTGTCTGTTTGAGCAGGAGACGGTGACAACCGCCGAACAACTGGCTGTCCTGAGGGCGCAAAGCGGCGATGTGGCGGCCTCTGCCGGGACCGGGCTGGACGTCGTGAACCAGGCGCAACAGGCTCAGCAGGCGGAAGACGATGCTGCCGCAGCTGCGAGCGGTCAAACCGCTGCCGACGCTCAGGCCGCCGCCGATGCGCAGGCTGCCGCTGAGGCACAGGCCGCCGCCGACGCTCAGGCCGCCGCCGACGCTCAGGCTGCCGCCGACGCACAGGCTGCCGCTGATGCACAGGCCGCTGCCGATGCGCAGGCCGCTGAAGACGCGCAGGCTGCCGAAGATGCGCAGGCCGCTGCCGACGCGCAGGCCGCTGAAGACGCGCAGGCTGCCGAAGATGTGCAGGCCGCTGCCGACGCGCAGGCCGCTGCCGACGCGCAGGCCGCCGAAGATGCGCAGGCTGCTGAAGATGCGCAGGCCGCCGAAGACGCGCAGGCTGCCGAAGATGCGCAGGCCGCTGCCGATGCGCAGGCCGCCGAAGACGCGGAAATGACAGCCGAAGCACAGGCCGAAGCGGACCGCGTGGCGGCAGAGCTTGAGGCACAGCGTGCGGCTGACCGTGAGGCGGAACGCCAGGCGATCGCTGCGGCGGCCGCTGCAGCCGAAGCGGAGAACAACGACGCCGAAGTGGTCACCGAGGAAGTCACGGAAGACAGCGTTCGATCCCCGGACGAGGAATTCGCGACCACCGTCACGGGTGAGCAGACCGCCGAAGCCGCACCGGCCGCCGATGACGATGGTCTGAGCACGTTCGAGAAAGCACTTCTCGTCGGGCTTGGCGCGGTCGCCGTCGGCTCCGTGCTGAAGAACGGCGACAAGGTGGTCAGCCGCTCCGGCGACCGTCTGATCCTTGAACAGCCGAATGGCGAATTGCGCGTGCTGAAGGATGAAAACGCGCTGCTGCGGCAGCCTGGGGACCAGGTCCAGACCCAGACTTTCGACGACGGGTCCAGCCGCACCATTGTTACCAAGACCGATGGTTCGCAGGTCATCACGATCCGCGCGCGCGACGGGTCCGTTCTGCGCCGGGTGTCGGTCGATGCCCAGGGCAACCAGACAGTTCTGTTCGACGATCTGGTCGAGGAACAGCAGGTGGTCGTCAACGAGTTGCCGCAGGTGAACCAGCAGCAACAGGTCGAGATGGTGAGCAACCAGGACGAACAGGCGCTGCGCGCAGCATTGCAACGCCAACTGGCGGCTGACACCAACCGCACGTTCTCTCTGCGTCAGATCAGGGACATTCAGCAGGTGCGCGCGCTGGCGCCGCAGCTGGAACTTGACGCCGTGCGGTTCGAAACCGGTTCCGCCGCGATCCAGCCCGAGCAGGCACGCAGCCTGGCGCTCATCGGGACCGCATTGCGCGAGCAGATCGCCGAGGACCCGCGCACCGTGATCCTGGTCGAAGGACATACCGATGCGGTGGGCGACGCCACCTACAATCTGGCGCTTTCCGACCGGCGGGCCGAAACCGTGGCACTGGCGCTGAGGGAATATTTCGACGTCCCGGCGCAGAACATCGTGACCCAGGGCTACGGCGAATCCGACCTGAAGGTACCGACTCCCAACGCCGAGCAGGCCAATCGCCGGGCGGTGGTGCGCAACATCACCGAGCTGCTGCGCTAA
- a CDS encoding phosphoadenylyl-sulfate reductase — MPLDRPSVTGSAGTGSGDAPTQGVASRVARLNSELRHHSATDVLRRAVEDIPHLALVSSFGAESVVLLHLASMVNRDLPILFIDTELLFTETLVYQQEVTERLGLRNVTILRSGNIRAADPDNTLHQRDTDACCNLRKTVPLQTALRGFDGWISGRKRFQSGTRAALEHFELEQRGPGLPERIKVNPLAYWDPADVRTYMTENRLPRHPLVAQGYPSIGCAPCTSPVKPGEDPRAGRWRDSEKDECGIHFVDGKMVRTGGKT, encoded by the coding sequence ATGCCGCTTGATCGCCCTTCAGTGACCGGTTCCGCCGGGACGGGATCGGGCGATGCGCCGACGCAGGGCGTGGCGTCCCGTGTGGCGCGGCTCAACTCAGAGCTGCGCCATCACAGCGCCACCGACGTGCTGCGCCGCGCTGTCGAGGATATTCCGCATCTGGCGCTGGTTTCGAGCTTTGGCGCCGAATCCGTGGTTCTGCTGCACCTCGCGTCGATGGTGAACCGCGATCTGCCGATCCTCTTCATCGACACGGAACTGCTATTCACCGAAACGCTGGTCTACCAGCAGGAGGTAACGGAACGGCTGGGCCTGCGCAACGTGACCATCCTGCGCTCGGGCAATATCCGCGCGGCGGACCCGGACAACACGCTGCACCAGCGCGACACCGACGCCTGCTGCAACCTGCGCAAGACCGTGCCCCTGCAAACCGCCCTGCGCGGCTTTGACGGTTGGATTTCGGGCCGCAAGCGGTTCCAGTCGGGGACCCGCGCGGCGCTGGAACATTTCGAACTGGAACAGCGCGGCCCCGGCCTGCCGGAGCGGATCAAGGTGAACCCGCTGGCGTATTGGGATCCTGCCGATGTGCGGACCTACATGACCGAAAACCGCCTGCCCCGTCACCCGCTGGTGGCGCAGGGCTATCCCTCCATCGGCTGCGCGCCCTGCACGTCGCCGGTGAAACCCGGCGAAGACCCCCGCGCGGGCCGCTGGAGAGACAGTGAAAAAGACGAATGCGGCATCCATTTTGTCGATGGCAAAATGGTGCGAACCGGAGGAAAGACATGA